From the Cyanobacteriota bacterium genome, the window GCAACCTCCATATTTTTTTGTTTTAAGTAATACAAGATCCTCTGTAAACTGTTGCTCTAGTGCATTTGCTAGCTCTATATCTCGATATTCCAAAATTAGCAAGGCTCCGCTCTTTAATAACTGCTGCTCTAAAACTGCTTTTACCGTTAGTAAAAACTCATCGATAGTGAATTTGAAAGGGGGGTCAAAGAAGACCAAATCAAAGCTCTCACGGGAAAACTGAGTAGATTTTAATATTTTAGGCAAAACACCAGAAACGATTTTGATCTGAGAATCTGTTTTCATTTTCTCCGAATTGCGCCTCAGCAGGCTCTTGCATTTGGGGTCGCGCTCCACAAAACTAATGGCAGCAACACCATTACTCAAAAATTCAAAGCCCATACTGCCGCTACCTGAGTACAAATCAAGGACATGCAAGTCCTCAAAAGCCTGCTCCCGTGATAGAAACATCGAACTCAAAGTATTGATTATCGCCTCTCTAACAAGTGCTTGAGTTGGTCGCAATTCCTTAGCGGTATCAGAACTCGCTAAAGTCATACCCTTGAAATTTCCTGTTGCTATTTTTAGAACCATAATCGCCTAGGCTATTCTAGCAGTACTCCTATTATCTCAAACGGCGATTTAGGCTTTTATGAACACGCTAAAAACGAAGTTTTTTAAGTCGGGTCCATAAAAAAGGTTCTGACCGTGCAAGCACGTGTCAGATAAGGGTTGAGTAGTTTAAGGTTTAATACAGAATAAAGTTGTTAAAACTGGGACTAATATAAGTGGTCCAGGATCTATGGTAGATAAAGCAAAAATTTTAATAGCAGACGACGAAGCGAGTCTAAGAACTCTACTCAGGGCAGTGATGTCATCAGAGGCTAACGAGTTTGAACTCACAGAAGCTGTTGATGGCGATGATGCTCTTACCAAAGTGCAAGCTGACAAACCCGACTTAGTGATTCTTGACGTGATGATGCCAGGTCAATCTGGTTTTGAAGTCTGCGAAAAAATCAAAAAAGACCAAAAGCTCAAAGACATCATTGTGCTTATCCTTACAGCCAAAGGACAAGAAACAGACAAGGAATGGGCTGCCTCAGTTGGCGCTGATCATTTTTTAAGTAAGCCTTTTAGTCCGCTTGAATTGCTGGAGACGGTGAGGGGTTTGTTGGGGAAGAAGAGTTCTGTTTCTAGTTAAAGCTGTAGTTCATGAAATGGAGACTCTTCATCATCGGAATCATCCTGACGATCTGGTCCTTTTGAAGCAGGGTGTTCAATTGGTTCTTTAGACTCCGGTTTGGGTTTAGCGACAGGCTCCGTTGGCTCTTCCGGTTTTATAACAGCAGCTTCTTTAGTATGTTGCTGCTTAGCAATATCAAGACTCTTAGCTACGCCCAAGCTACCATCTTCTTTTCTATAAAGATAGCCAAATGCTGGTATACCGCTAGTATCAACTCCTATTTGCTCAGCCAAATTTAGATTTTGATCAACATCTACCTTAAGAATTGCATGGTTACCTTTATCATGCAAAGTAGCTCCAGGAATATTTGTGGGCTGTCCACCAGACTGAATCTCATGTTGAGCATCAAATTGCTTACAAGGTACACACCAAGAAGCGCCAAACTTAACTAATAATGGTTTATCACCTGCTTGATTTATAGCCTCATCAAGTGTAGACGCAGCTTTATTTGTTTGTGGATCAAGTGAAGCTCCAGCATTGGTAAAACTTTGACTAGATGATACTCCGCTATTTCCTGAAGAACCAACATTAGAATTTCCTGATGAAGAGCTTGTATTATTCTTTTTAGCGTCACTTGATGAAGTCCCAGAACCTTTGCCACTAGAACTTCCACCAGAACTAGCCCCTTGACCTGGAACAGCAAATGCTCCTTGAGGAGGCGGCATCACCGCTGGCTGTTGAGGCGCAGCTTGATTTCCGCGCAAAGCTTTGTTCAACCTAGAATCCTCTACTACAGCTTCTCCGGCAGCATCTTGTTTGACTACTTGTTTCTTCGGGTC encodes:
- a CDS encoding RsmD family RNA methyltransferase, which codes for MVLKIATGNFKGMTLASSDTAKELRPTQALVREAIINTLSSMFLSREQAFEDLHVLDLYSGSGSMGFEFLSNGVAAISFVERDPKCKSLLRRNSEKMKTDSQIKIVSGVLPKILKSTQFSRESFDLVFFDPPFKFTIDEFLLTVKAVLEQQLLKSGALLILEYRDIELANALEQQFTEDLVLLKTKKYGGCIVIFAEKK
- a CDS encoding thioredoxin family protein, translating into MSINLASILINIVPAITGTSPANANEAKKKDGDEGTTKTGKSKDPKKQVVKQDAAGEAVVEDSRLNKALRGNQAAPQQPAVMPPPQGAFAVPGQGASSGGSSSGKGSGTSSSDAKKNNTSSSSGNSNVGSSGNSGVSSSQSFTNAGASLDPQTNKAASTLDEAINQAGDKPLLVKFGASWCVPCKQFDAQHEIQSGGQPTNIPGATLHDKGNHAILKVDVDQNLNLAEQIGVDTSGIPAFGYLYRKEDGSLGVAKSLDIAKQQHTKEAAVIKPEEPTEPVAKPKPESKEPIEHPASKGPDRQDDSDDEESPFHELQL
- a CDS encoding response regulator; its protein translation is MVDKAKILIADDEASLRTLLRAVMSSEANEFELTEAVDGDDALTKVQADKPDLVILDVMMPGQSGFEVCEKIKKDQKLKDIIVLILTAKGQETDKEWAASVGADHFLSKPFSPLELLETVRGLLGKKSSVSS